From the Paraflavitalea soli genome, the window ATCATTCGCGTATGTGTGGGATCGGCTACGGTAGCAGGGTTGACAACGGCCGGCATCATTGCTCCGTTGGTAGTGCAGACAAATGTCAACCCCAACCTCATGGTATTGTCCGTGGGAGCAGGCAGCCTGATGTTCTCCCATGTGAATGATGCAGGATTCTGGATGTTCAAAGAGTATTTCAACCTGAGTATAAAAAATACACTTAAAACCTGGTCGGTGATGGAGACCATCGTTTCCATTGCCGGACTGATCGGTGTAATGATATTAAGTTTATGGATATAAAAAACCTTACAATGGAGCACATGACAATTAAAAGCGCAGAAGAACAGTTTGTAAAGTTAGGGTTAAGCTTACCTCCGGCCCCTACACCCCTGGGTGTGTACAAACCTTTCTTAATTGACGGCAAGTACCTGTACGTTTCAGGTCATGGTCCGGTACTCAACAACCGGACATTGATCACCGGACGTATCGGGAAAGACATGGACATAGAGCAGGGGAAACAGGCGGCGCAGCAGGTAGGGCTCACCATTCTCTCCACTATCCGCACGCATGTGGGTGACCTGGATAGGGTGAAGCGCGTGATCAAAATATTGGGTATGGTCAATTGTACCCCCGATTTTGAGCGGCATCCTTATGTGATCAATGGATGCAGTGAGTTGTTTGCCGCCATCTGGGGCGAAGAGCATGGCATCGGCGTACGCAGCGCTGTAGGCTTTGGCTCCCTGCCCGATAACATTCCCGTGGAAATAGAAGCTGTGTTTGAATTGCATTGAGGACGGCAGTCGGCAATCGGCAATCGGCAATCGGCAATCGACAATCGGCAATCGACAGTCGGCAATCGGCAGTTGTGAATCGTTTGCTGCATTGCCTTTCGCTCGGAGCTCGTAGCTCACAGCTCGCAGCTGTAAGCGGGTCATAATGATTAAACGGAATAAGAAAGAATGAAAGACACCCAATGGTACTCCATCAGCAACATCGCGGAGATCGATTCTCCGGCGCTGGTATTGTATGAAGAAAGGATAAAAGAAAATATACGCCTGGCAGTAGAGCTATCGGGCAATGTATCCCTGTTGCGCCCGCATGTGAAAACAAACAAGATCGCGGAAGTGTGCCGGCTGATGCTGGAAGCGGGGATCACCAAATTCAAATGCGCTACCATTGCGGAAGCAGAAATGCTGGCCCAGGTGCAGGCGCCCGATGTAATGCTGGCTTATCAGCCCATTGGTCCCAAGGCCCAGCGGTTGATCGCATTGATCAATACTTATCCGGCTACCCATTTCTCCTGTCTCATTGATAACCGCGAGGTGGCTATTGATCTGTCGGCATTGGCGGCAGCCAATCAATTGACCATTGATGTGTATATTGATCTTAATGTAGGCATGAACCGTACGGGAATAGTGCCAGGGGATGAAGCATTTGCTTTGTACCAGCAGGCCCTGGTCTTACGGGCCATCAACCCGCTTGGTTTACATGCTTACGACGGACAGATCAAAGAAGTGAATCCTGTACTGCGGCAGCAGCAAAGTGATGAGGCATTTGCGAAGGTGCAGGCCCTGGCAGGAAAGATCCGGTTGCGCCTGGGCATTACGCCCATCATCGTAGCGGGTGGATCACCCACTTTCCCTACCCATGTACACCGGGCAGGTGTGGAATGCAGTCCGGGTACCTTTGTATTCTGGGACAGGAGTTATGTGCTGCAAATGCCCGAGCTTCCTTTTGAGTATGCGGCGCTGGTGGTTACCCGGGTGATCTCCATTATTGATCAACAGACCATCTGTACTGACCTGGGCCATAAGTCCGTGGCGGCGGAGAGTCCATTTCCCCGTGTATATTTTCTCAATGCACCCGAAGCCACTCCTGTAGGACAAAGCGAAGAGCATATGGTATTAAAAGTGCCCGACGCTGCCCGCTTTAAAATAGGAGATGTGTTGTATGGAGCACCCATTCATATTTGCCCGACCGTGGCATTGTATGAAAGGGCACTTATTATTAAAGATCACCAGCGCGTGGACGAATGGAAAGTAGTGGCCCGCGACAGAAAAATAACGATATAATTATGTTCACCATCGACGCTCACTTAGACCTCAGCATGAATGCCATGGAATGGAACCGCGATCTGCGGCAGCCTGTCATGGATATTCGTAAGCGGGAAGAAGGATGGACGGATAAACCCGATAGGGCCAAAGGGACCGTCGCCTTGCCCGAACTACGCAAAGGAAAAATAGGACTGGTAGTAGCTACCCAGATTGCCCGTTATGTGGCGCCTGGCAATAACCTGCCGGGCTGGTATTCTCCCGAGCAGGCATGGGCGCAAACACAGGGCCAACTGGCCTGGTACAAAGCCATGGAAGCAGCCGGTGAAATGGTAATGATCAAAGATGCGCAGGCACTGGAACAGCACCTGGCTTTGTGGATGAATGGAGCGCCAGACGATACAAAGCCCGTGGGTTATATCCTCAGCCTGGAAGGCGCCGATTCGATGGTCACTACCGACTACCTCGAAACGGCCTGGCAGTATGGATTACGTGCCATAGGACCTGCCCACTATGGTCCTGGCCGGTATGCCAATGGTACCGATGCTACCGGTGGTTTACATGCCATGGGTAAAGCTTTACTGAAAGAAATGGACCGCCTGGGTATGGTACTCGATGCTACCCACCTCTGTGATGATGCTTTCTGGGATGCGATGGATATATTCAACGGACCTGTATGGGCCAGTCACAATAATTGTCGGGCCCTCGTTGATCACAACCGCCAGTTCAGCGACGACATGATCAAAACATTGATCGGCAGGGGAGCGGTGATTGGTGGGGCATTGGATGCCTGGATGATGGTACCCAATTGGGTGCGGCAACAGTCAACGCCGGAAAGCATGCACTGCAATCTCGAAAAGCTGATCGATCATATGGACCATATCTGCCAGCTGGCCGGCAATACCCTGCATATAGGCATTGGTACCGACCTCGATGGCGCTTTTGGTAAAGAGCAATGCCCTTATGACCTCGAAACCATTGCCGATCTGCAAAAGCTGCCGCAGCTATTTGCTAAGCGTGGTTATTCGGCCGGCGATATTGAAAATATTATGCACGGAAATTGGTTAAGGTTCTTACGTAAGGCGTGGTCTTAAAAACAAAAGCGAGCAACTACGCCTGGTTCATTAGTAAACAAAAAGCCCGGTTGCTGCAATGGCAGCCCGGGCTTACTTTATTTAGTGCCTTCTTCGACCTGCGATACCTCGTATTTATTCTTGCCGTCTACCTGTACAGGCTGGTAATAAGTTTCACCCACTTTCACATAGGTTTGATCGCCGATCTTCACTTCTTCACCTCCTGCGGGCAGGTTGTCTACTACCGCTCCGGCCGGAGGCGCCACTGCCTTGTACCCGCTGCCTGATTTTTCATAATATGCCCCGCCATAATAATAGCTGGTCACATTCTTTAGCATAAGAAAAGGGCCTTGCAAGTTGCAGGCCCTTTTCTTATCTCCAGATTCGGGGAGAATTAACTATGTTATTGATCCACTTTATCGCTGATCACCGTTCCGTCGGCACTCAGGTGTACTTTCTTTTCATCCTTATCCTTCTTAAGTTCTACCTTATAGTACAACTTGCTGCCTTCTTCTACCTTTTCAGGATCTTTTATCTTATAGCCGGCATATTTGGCAGCGATTGTTTTTTGTACGGGCGCCGGTAATTCCGTATGCTTGATATCCGTTTCGTGCTTGAGTACTTTCCCCGCAGCATCTATCTTAGCCTTGTGGTTGATCTTATTGATCTCAAATTTTACTTCATAGTGGTCTTTCTTTTTCTTCCACCTGGCATCCGTGGTATTTTTGAATTGCTGCTGGAAGCCGGTTACTACAGCAGCAGGCACCTGGGCTTGCGGAATATCCTGGGCATTGGTGGTCAATGTTGCTATACTTAACCCTACTACAAAAAGCACTTGTTTCATGATGGTATGTTTTTAATGGTAGCGTAAAGATAATCCCAAAATATAAGATGTAGGGAATGCAATTCGGGGAACGTCCCCCGAATTGCATTCCTTTACTGCTTCGGCACAAATATCTGTTTCAGCTGCTCTGCCAGCAGGCCGTTTCCACCCACGCTGATATTGCTGATCTTCTCGGCGATCTTTTCCACATATTCCATTTCCTTCAGTTTCCACAACATCGCATTGTCTTCCATCAGTTTGGCAGTATTCAGCAGGCTACGGGTGCTGGCGGTCTCTTCCCGGCGCATGATGGTATTGGCCTGCGCCTTCTTTTCCGCGATCAATACCTGGTTCATGATCTCTTTCACATCACCCGGCAATATGATATCACGGATACCAAAGCTGGTTACCTCAATACCCAGGGCCTCTGCCTGCCCGGCTACTGCCTGCAGTATGAAAGCACCTGCACCGTCTTTCTTTTCCAGCAACTCATCAAAGTTTAACGAAGCGACGTATTCACGCAATGCCAGTTGCAATACGATATACAATTGCATATCGTATTCCCTGTTTTGCAGGAACGCCTTTTCAATATCAGCTACCCGGTACTGCGCCCAGGCATTGATACGCAAAGCCGCTTTATCCCTGCTGAGGATCTCCTGTCCGTTGATCTCCAGTTTTTGCTGGCGAATATCTGCCTTACTCACATGGATAGGGATGCTGTTCTTGTACCAGAAATACACACCGCCCGACAACACTTTCACAAAGCGGCCATCTATATACAAAGCCGCCTGCTCGTAGTTGTCTACGCTAAAGCTCCGCACATAAGGCGCTAACAGCTTGTGCTGTAAAGTGGTACGGTCGATAGCCTCGGTGATCTCCACTTTACTGGTATCCAGCCTTACAAAGTCGTGGGTCACCACACTTTTCCAGAAGGTAAAGCGGCCGGTAGTCAATACCTCTTTCAGCAAACCGTTCTCATAATGCAATACGATCTCACTGTCTTTTACTTCCACTACCTGCAGAGCTTCTGCGAGGGCCGCATCCTGCAGCAGGATATTCAATTCCA encodes:
- a CDS encoding RidA family protein, coding for MTIKSAEEQFVKLGLSLPPAPTPLGVYKPFLIDGKYLYVSGHGPVLNNRTLITGRIGKDMDIEQGKQAAQQVGLTILSTIRTHVGDLDRVKRVIKILGMVNCTPDFERHPYVINGCSELFAAIWGEEHGIGVRSAVGFGSLPDNIPVEIEAVFELH
- a CDS encoding D-TA family PLP-dependent enzyme, producing the protein MKDTQWYSISNIAEIDSPALVLYEERIKENIRLAVELSGNVSLLRPHVKTNKIAEVCRLMLEAGITKFKCATIAEAEMLAQVQAPDVMLAYQPIGPKAQRLIALINTYPATHFSCLIDNREVAIDLSALAAANQLTIDVYIDLNVGMNRTGIVPGDEAFALYQQALVLRAINPLGLHAYDGQIKEVNPVLRQQQSDEAFAKVQALAGKIRLRLGITPIIVAGGSPTFPTHVHRAGVECSPGTFVFWDRSYVLQMPELPFEYAALVVTRVISIIDQQTICTDLGHKSVAAESPFPRVYFLNAPEATPVGQSEEHMVLKVPDAARFKIGDVLYGAPIHICPTVALYERALIIKDHQRVDEWKVVARDRKITI
- a CDS encoding dipeptidase, with the translated sequence MFTIDAHLDLSMNAMEWNRDLRQPVMDIRKREEGWTDKPDRAKGTVALPELRKGKIGLVVATQIARYVAPGNNLPGWYSPEQAWAQTQGQLAWYKAMEAAGEMVMIKDAQALEQHLALWMNGAPDDTKPVGYILSLEGADSMVTTDYLETAWQYGLRAIGPAHYGPGRYANGTDATGGLHAMGKALLKEMDRLGMVLDATHLCDDAFWDAMDIFNGPVWASHNNCRALVDHNRQFSDDMIKTLIGRGAVIGGALDAWMMVPNWVRQQSTPESMHCNLEKLIDHMDHICQLAGNTLHIGIGTDLDGAFGKEQCPYDLETIADLQKLPQLFAKRGYSAGDIENIMHGNWLRFLRKAWS
- a CDS encoding DUF6515 family protein; its protein translation is MLKNVTSYYYGGAYYEKSGSGYKAVAPPAGAVVDNLPAGGEEVKIGDQTYVKVGETYYQPVQVDGKNKYEVSQVEEGTK
- a CDS encoding PepSY-like domain-containing protein — encoded protein: MKQVLFVVGLSIATLTTNAQDIPQAQVPAAVVTGFQQQFKNTTDARWKKKKDHYEVKFEINKINHKAKIDAAGKVLKHETDIKHTELPAPVQKTIAAKYAGYKIKDPEKVEEGSKLYYKVELKKDKDEKKVHLSADGTVISDKVDQ
- a CDS encoding slipin family protein; protein product: MKQVRINTWQVGLVFKRGAYQRMIKEGNYWFWDNKAVNIYDITKPFEAPVELNILLQDAALAEALQVVEVKDSEIVLHYENGLLKEVLTTGRFTFWKSVVTHDFVRLDTSKVEITEAIDRTTLQHKLLAPYVRSFSVDNYEQAALYIDGRFVKVLSGGVYFWYKNSIPIHVSKADIRQQKLEINGQEILSRDKAALRINAWAQYRVADIEKAFLQNREYDMQLYIVLQLALREYVASLNFDELLEKKDGAGAFILQAVAGQAEALGIEVTSFGIRDIILPGDVKEIMNQVLIAEKKAQANTIMRREETASTRSLLNTAKLMEDNAMLWKLKEMEYVEKIAEKISNISVGGNGLLAEQLKQIFVPKQ